Genomic segment of bacterium:
ATCTATGCCATCTGGCTTCGCGAAATCGTCCGATTCAAGTCCGAGCGGGCCCGCCTCGTCAGCGCCTTCGCCCAACCGCTCATCTACCTGGCCGTCATGGGGACGGGTCTCGGAGCGACGGTGCGGCTCGCCGCAGCGCCCCCGGGGTTCAGCTACGTGGCGTTCATGTATCCAGGCATCTTGGGCATGACCGTGCTCTTCACGTCGCTGTTTTCGGCGATCTCCGTGATCTGGGATCGTGAGTTCGGCTTTCTGCGGGAGATTCTCGTGGCGCCGATCTCCCGTGCGAGCATCGTGCTTGGGAAGGTGGTGGGGGGCGCCACAGTGGCGACGCTCCAGGGGATGGTGCTCTTGCTGCTCGCCCCCATCGTCGGCGTCCCCTTGGGAGCGACGCAGATTGCCGAGCTCATCCTGATCATGTTTCTGGCCGCGGCCGCGCTGACCAGCCTCGGGCTGGCGATCGCGTCCCGGATGTCCAGCATGGAAGGTTT
This window contains:
- a CDS encoding ABC transporter permease, whose amino-acid sequence is MAGTESWTLRPPIAAGQAGHELRAIYAIWLREIVRFKSERARLVSAFAQPLIYLAVMGTGLGATVRLAAAPPGFSYVAFMYPGILGMTVLFTSLFSAISVIWDREFGFLREILVAPISRASIVLGKVVGGATVATLQGMVLLLLAPIVGVPLGATQIAELILIMFLAAAALTSLGLAIASRMSSMEG